The Leadbettera azotonutricia ZAS-9 genome has a window encoding:
- a CDS encoding sensor histidine kinase → MPSEFDSYFRLLWLLVLFIGLLMACLSYIYLAMRKARKRELQNMAFSSLALEAQETERRRIAAELHDTVLPDLRDNPAAARIREICGRLMPPDLIRFSLKDSLSSLCDSFVKRTGIECIVEIEESLDFNGLSDEHRLHLYRIAQEALNNIGKHSHAKQAVLVARQGVPEPVGFLKSKGFPGKGQPLLFSISDDGQGLQSRPGLRREGKHDGLGMSTMRQRAAILGAHIDFISVEGNGLMVCVKVPPQDKP, encoded by the coding sequence TTGCCTTCGGAATTCGATTCATATTTCCGCCTGTTGTGGCTGCTGGTGCTTTTTATCGGTCTGCTTATGGCCTGTCTCAGTTATATCTATCTTGCCATGCGTAAAGCCAGGAAACGGGAATTGCAAAACATGGCTTTTTCTTCTTTGGCGCTGGAAGCGCAGGAAACCGAGCGACGCCGCATTGCCGCCGAGCTTCACGACACGGTGCTCCCGGATCTGCGGGACAACCCTGCCGCCGCCCGTATACGTGAAATTTGCGGCCGCCTTATGCCCCCCGATCTGATCCGGTTCAGCTTGAAAGATTCTCTCAGCTCCTTATGCGACAGCTTTGTCAAACGCACCGGAATCGAATGTATTGTCGAAATAGAAGAAAGCCTGGACTTTAACGGCCTGAGTGACGAACACCGCCTGCATCTCTACCGTATCGCCCAGGAAGCGCTCAACAACATCGGCAAACACTCCCACGCAAAACAGGCCGTGCTGGTCGCCCGGCAGGGCGTCCCGGAACCTGTCGGATTCCTGAAATCCAAAGGATTTCCTGGAAAGGGTCAGCCCCTGCTGTTCAGCATTTCAGATGACGGCCAAGGTCTGCAGAGCAGACCAGGGCTGCGTAGAGAAGGCAAACATGACGGCCTTGGCATGAGTACCATGCGCCAGCGGGCGGCAATCCTTGGGGCGCATATCGACTTTATCAGCGTAGAGGGCAACGGCCTTATGGTGTGCGTTAAAGTGCCGCCGCAGGATAAGCCGTGA
- the hemW gene encoding radical SAM family heme chaperone HemW: protein MEASLYVHVPFCAGCCDYCDFYSAPVLRQDKRLNLFIERLLEDAALLFRSFRVDCIPTVYIGGGTPSVLGAEGIKRLLDGLSGYWPGESRRDSPLEITVEANPESAGRDFLEACRDGGVTRVSLGVQSFSEKSRKAVHRVGEAGLLTGCLELVSEIYPRSFSADLIAGLPFQNEKILLDDIERLLSFNPGHVSLYSLTVEEGSALFDIVAQGEDIGLPPPDEADSLWIKGRDFLEQACFRQYEVSNFSLPGKESLHNIRYWRMENWLGLGPGASGTIFDDEGTARRYTVKADADAWLKRETSSEPPEVIEESLDSLTLMKESLLMGFRYVKGVDQPLFKKRFGKTLEEAIPHTLEKWNARGFLRQGSMALNSGGLLFLDRFLIDAFDEIDQ from the coding sequence GTGGAGGCTTCGCTTTATGTGCATGTCCCTTTTTGCGCGGGATGCTGCGACTATTGTGATTTCTATTCGGCGCCGGTTTTAAGGCAGGACAAGCGGCTTAATCTTTTTATTGAAAGGCTTCTTGAAGACGCAGCGTTGCTGTTCCGCAGTTTTCGTGTTGATTGTATTCCTACAGTTTATATCGGAGGCGGGACGCCTTCGGTTCTTGGCGCCGAAGGCATTAAGCGGCTTTTGGATGGATTGTCCGGGTATTGGCCGGGAGAAAGCCGCCGGGATTCCCCCCTGGAAATTACCGTCGAGGCCAATCCTGAATCGGCCGGCCGGGACTTCCTCGAAGCCTGCCGTGACGGCGGGGTTACACGGGTAAGTCTGGGGGTGCAGAGTTTCTCCGAAAAAAGCAGGAAGGCTGTGCACAGAGTGGGGGAGGCGGGGCTTCTTACCGGATGTTTGGAATTGGTTTCTGAAATTTACCCCCGCAGTTTTTCTGCGGATCTTATTGCGGGGCTTCCCTTTCAAAACGAGAAGATTTTGCTTGATGATATTGAAAGGCTTTTATCCTTCAATCCCGGCCATGTTTCCCTTTACAGTTTGACTGTCGAGGAAGGCTCCGCCCTGTTTGATATTGTTGCCCAGGGCGAAGACATAGGGCTGCCGCCCCCTGACGAAGCGGACAGCCTTTGGATAAAGGGCAGGGATTTCCTTGAGCAGGCTTGTTTCCGTCAATACGAAGTTTCCAATTTTTCATTGCCCGGCAAAGAATCCCTGCATAACATACGGTACTGGCGCATGGAAAACTGGCTCGGCCTTGGGCCCGGAGCTTCGGGCACGATCTTTGACGATGAGGGGACAGCCCGGCGCTATACGGTCAAGGCTGATGCGGATGCCTGGCTGAAACGCGAAACCTCTTCGGAACCGCCGGAGGTAATAGAAGAGAGTCTCGACAGCCTAACTCTGATGAAAGAGAGCCTCCTTATGGGGTTCAGGTATGTTAAGGGTGTTGACCAGCCGTTATTTAAAAAACGATTTGGAAAAACCCTGGAAGAAGCCATCCCCCATACACTGGAAAAGTGGAATGCCAGGGGGTTTTTGCGGCAGGGCAGCATGGCTCTCAACAGCGGGGGCCTCCTTTTTCTTGACCGTTTTTTGATTGACGCTTTTGATGAAATAGATCAATAA
- the lepB gene encoding signal peptidase I, translated as MFGKKRGYSFAEQKNQRHRIRWILLWVFVFFAVYTSLTSLVFSMRVLENGTMEPGLHAGDRFIFSSYKIYSFIPGPDMEKLPFKRGNVVLVDTSLGNKRGFFSLALDGVLRFFTAQRFSLERQGEQVYLKRVIGLPGDEITMTNFVIRVKPKGDAYSFTEFELWDTPYEIDIPQVPALWDNTLPFSGNMERVVLGSDECFVLSDDRSNTNDSRTWGPVPVKHIAGKVLFRYWPFTKLGQP; from the coding sequence ATGTTCGGTAAAAAGCGCGGGTATTCCTTCGCAGAGCAAAAAAACCAGCGCCACCGCATACGCTGGATACTCCTCTGGGTATTTGTTTTTTTTGCTGTGTACACTTCCCTCACTTCCCTGGTTTTTTCCATGAGGGTCCTCGAAAATGGAACCATGGAGCCCGGCCTCCATGCGGGGGACCGTTTCATTTTTTCATCCTATAAAATTTATTCCTTTATCCCCGGACCGGATATGGAAAAGCTTCCCTTTAAGCGGGGCAATGTAGTGCTGGTGGATACGTCCCTGGGGAACAAGAGGGGATTTTTCTCCCTTGCCCTTGACGGAGTGCTCCGTTTTTTTACAGCCCAGCGCTTCAGCCTTGAAAGGCAGGGGGAACAGGTTTATCTCAAACGGGTCATCGGCCTTCCGGGGGACGAAATTACCATGACCAATTTTGTAATCAGGGTAAAGCCAAAAGGGGATGCCTACAGTTTTACGGAATTCGAGCTTTGGGATACCCCTTATGAAATTGATATACCCCAGGTTCCTGCCCTCTGGGATAACACCCTTCCTTTCTCGGGCAATATGGAAAGGGTGGTCCTGGGCAGTGACGAATGTTTTGTCCTCTCCGACGATCGCAGCAATACTAACGATTCCCGTACCTGGGGGCCTGTTCCGGTTAAGCATATAGCAGGAAAAGTGCTTTTCAGGTATTGGCCGTTTACAAAGCTGGGGCAGCCCTAG
- the lepB gene encoding signal peptidase I: MIREIDFFDRLQRATEVFLTARRREKRIKKEKQKAKNFVLDWLEAFLWAAGVVLLINQYLFQAYQIPSGSMIDTLLIGDRIFVNKIIYGPEILPGLGKLPSPVKPKRNDIIIFENPSYISRGTVFDVAQRIIYMLTLSFVDIDKDESGEPKAHFLIKRAVGTGGDWFVQDKGNLRIRFAGEDRWADENDFHDQRGMVHKISRLMDESAYPALEAAGKISAYNNLGLPVPGSLNAEAAPVNNIRYPDYIAHEKAWLEVLRAANPQDSRYRSRLARHTLGWYVPESRILPLGDNRDNSRDGRYFGPVKTSKILGKGSVIYYSWPQLGRIGPIR; this comes from the coding sequence ATGATCAGGGAAATTGATTTTTTTGACCGCCTTCAAAGGGCGACCGAGGTTTTTCTTACTGCCCGGCGCAGGGAAAAACGCATCAAAAAGGAAAAGCAGAAGGCCAAGAACTTTGTTCTTGATTGGCTCGAGGCCTTTTTATGGGCAGCAGGCGTGGTGCTGCTCATCAATCAATATCTCTTTCAGGCATATCAGATCCCTTCGGGGTCGATGATAGACACCCTCCTTATTGGGGACAGGATCTTTGTCAACAAGATAATCTACGGCCCCGAAATTCTTCCCGGCCTGGGCAAGCTGCCAAGCCCGGTGAAGCCTAAACGCAACGATATTATTATTTTTGAAAACCCTTCGTATATTTCCAGGGGTACTGTCTTTGACGTGGCCCAGCGCATCATCTATATGCTCACCCTTTCGTTTGTGGATATCGACAAGGACGAGTCTGGGGAACCCAAGGCCCACTTCCTCATCAAGCGGGCTGTAGGCACGGGCGGCGATTGGTTCGTTCAGGACAAGGGGAATTTGCGCATACGCTTTGCCGGGGAAGATCGCTGGGCAGACGAAAATGATTTTCATGATCAGCGGGGCATGGTGCACAAAATCAGCCGCCTCATGGACGAAAGCGCCTATCCTGCCCTGGAGGCCGCGGGCAAGATTTCAGCCTACAACAACCTTGGCCTTCCTGTCCCCGGATCATTGAATGCCGAAGCTGCTCCGGTGAACAACATACGGTACCCCGATTATATTGCCCATGAGAAGGCATGGCTTGAAGTGCTGCGGGCTGCCAATCCCCAGGACAGCCGCTACCGGTCAAGGCTCGCCAGGCACACCCTTGGCTGGTATGTGCCCGAATCGCGCATACTCCCCCTGGGGGACAACCGGGACAATTCCAGGGACGGCCGTTATTTTGGCCCGGTGAAGACTTCAAAGATACTGGGCAAGGGTTCTGTTATCTATTACTCCTGGCCCCAGCTCGGGCGCATTGGCCCAATCAGGTGA